Proteins from a genomic interval of Caldicellulosiruptor diazotrophicus:
- a CDS encoding ABC1 kinase family protein: MQHNRKRTINRLRHIINVFVKHGFGYIFSSTPLVKFKRFSENKVNRGQRLKNALEELGTTFIKMGQLLANRPDLVPEDIIAELKNLQENVKSFSFDEAKRILVRNGIYDKFEYIEKDPIATASIGQVHIGYIDGKKVAVKIRRPNVDNEVKTDIEILKKISSILDKYSPVKNIVSFSDIINEVANVLLKEIDFRFEQNNIKNLRKALSTNEVIIPDVYDELCSEEVLVTSFIEANTLGNIEVEKIPLIERIKLGKKLVNLYLSQIFEIGVFHADPHPGNILITENHEIAFVDFGMVGYLSRQDRENLSNLLLGIVLNDKKKAIKAFKELGIIQKGIDANRFYNDIESIVNHYINQPISSIKVADVFNNVFKLTFKYKLKIPQQFVLFGRTLSLLENDITILKVDLNILEAILPYVNRLVVKNRLSRLSIANLFNILSSYFSLLEFLPKKTETILEKLEEDELTLNIEIKNIDKILHQMERLANKVSLSVILLSVSIIIAGMTVGGLLSPALYKTILSAWYLWALRLGILILIVLIIIMLVMIIRKEK; encoded by the coding sequence TTGCAACACAACAGGAAAAGAACAATTAATAGACTGAGGCATATTATCAATGTCTTTGTAAAACACGGTTTTGGCTATATCTTTAGTAGCACTCCACTTGTAAAATTTAAAAGGTTTTCTGAAAACAAAGTAAATAGAGGACAGAGACTTAAAAATGCTTTAGAAGAGCTTGGGACGACATTTATCAAGATGGGTCAGCTTCTTGCAAACAGACCTGACCTTGTGCCAGAAGACATTATAGCAGAGCTTAAAAATCTTCAGGAAAACGTAAAATCATTTTCTTTTGACGAGGCAAAACGTATTTTGGTCCGAAATGGCATCTATGACAAGTTTGAGTATATAGAAAAAGATCCAATTGCAACAGCTTCAATTGGGCAGGTCCACATAGGTTATATAGATGGTAAAAAGGTTGCTGTGAAAATAAGAAGACCTAATGTTGATAATGAGGTTAAAACTGATATAGAGATTTTAAAAAAAATAAGTTCAATTTTAGACAAGTACTCGCCAGTAAAAAATATTGTCAGTTTTTCAGATATAATAAACGAAGTTGCAAACGTGCTTTTAAAAGAGATAGATTTCAGGTTTGAACAAAACAACATAAAAAATCTCAGGAAAGCTCTTTCAACCAATGAAGTTATTATTCCTGATGTGTATGATGAGCTTTGCTCTGAAGAGGTTCTTGTTACAAGTTTTATTGAGGCAAACACCTTAGGCAATATAGAGGTTGAAAAAATTCCGTTGATAGAGAGAATAAAGCTTGGTAAAAAACTTGTAAATCTGTATCTTTCGCAGATATTTGAAATAGGAGTATTTCATGCAGACCCCCATCCGGGTAATATTTTAATTACAGAAAATCACGAAATTGCCTTTGTAGACTTTGGAATGGTAGGCTACCTTAGCAGACAAGATAGAGAAAATCTTTCTAATTTGCTTTTAGGAATAGTCTTGAATGACAAGAAAAAAGCTATTAAAGCTTTCAAAGAACTTGGAATAATTCAAAAAGGCATTGATGCCAATAGATTTTACAATGATATTGAAAGTATTGTTAATCACTATATAAACCAGCCCATCAGTTCTATTAAGGTAGCAGATGTGTTTAATAATGTTTTTAAGCTAACGTTTAAGTACAAACTAAAAATTCCGCAGCAGTTTGTTTTGTTTGGCAGGACGCTTAGCCTTCTTGAAAATGACATTACTATTTTAAAAGTTGATTTAAATATTTTAGAGGCAATTTTACCATATGTAAATAGGCTTGTGGTCAAAAATAGGCTTTCTAGACTTAGCATTGCTAATTTATTTAACATCTTGTCATCTTACTTTAGTTTACTTGAGTTTTTGCCCAAAAAGACAGAAACAATATTAGAAAAACTCGAAGAGGACGAACTTACCCTTAATATCGAGATTAAAAACATAGACAAGATTCTGCACCAAATGGAAAGACTTGCAAACAAAGTTTCACTTTCGGTTATTCTTCTTTCAGTTAGTATTATAATTGCAGGTATGACGGTTGGAGGTTTGCTTTCTCCAGCCTTGTACAAAACAATTTTATCAGCATGGTATTTATGGGCTTTAAGATTGGGTATATTAATATTGATTGTTCTTATTATTATTATGCTTGTCATGATTATCAGAAAAGAAAAATAA
- a CDS encoding phasin family protein, which translates to MKDLLEKIINIGLGVFAISKEKVEKFVNELAEKGEISKNEVQEMINRIMEKGEEQRKELNDYIAKQVENILNKMNLATKSEIISEERIREIIREELAKHKNE; encoded by the coding sequence GTGAAGGATTTATTAGAAAAAATTATCAACATCGGGCTGGGAGTTTTTGCCATTTCAAAAGAGAAAGTAGAAAAATTTGTAAATGAGCTTGCTGAAAAAGGTGAGATTAGCAAAAATGAAGTTCAAGAGATGATAAATAGGATTATGGAGAAGGGCGAAGAGCAAAGGAAAGAACTCAACGACTATATCGCAAAACAGGTTGAGAACATTTTAAACAAAATGAACCTTGCAACAAAGTCAGAAATTATTTCAGAGGAAAGAATAAGAGAAATAATAAGAGAAGAGCTTGCAAAACATAAGAATGAATAG
- the cysK gene encoding cysteine synthase A, whose translation MIYNSIVDLIGKTPLVRLNKLSKELDAEIVAKIEYFNPGGSVKDRIGLAMIEDAEKRGLINKDTIIVEPTSGNTGIALAMVCAVKGYKLILTMPETMSIERRKLLRAYGAQIVLTPGEKGMKGAIEKAFEICNSTPNAFMPQQFENLSNPEIHRKTTALEIWNDTNGNVDIFVAGVGTGGTITGVGEVLKEKKPSVRVVAVEPYDSAVLSGEKPHPHKIQGIGAGFVPKVLNTKIYDQIIKVKTEDAYEMSRYLAREEGILVGISSGAALYGAFEVAKKQENKKKMIVVLLPDTGERYLSTDLFDVGM comes from the coding sequence GTGATTTACAACAGCATCGTGGATCTGATTGGTAAAACGCCACTTGTGAGACTAAATAAACTTTCAAAAGAGCTTGATGCAGAGATAGTAGCAAAAATAGAATATTTTAATCCAGGTGGGAGTGTGAAAGATAGAATAGGACTTGCAATGATTGAAGACGCTGAAAAAAGAGGTCTTATAAACAAAGATACTATAATTGTTGAACCAACAAGCGGTAATACAGGTATTGCGCTTGCTATGGTTTGCGCTGTAAAGGGTTATAAGCTTATTTTGACAATGCCAGAGACAATGAGTATCGAAAGAAGGAAACTGCTCCGGGCATATGGGGCGCAAATAGTTTTAACTCCTGGTGAAAAAGGTATGAAGGGCGCAATTGAAAAGGCTTTTGAGATTTGTAATTCAACTCCTAATGCATTTATGCCACAGCAGTTTGAAAATCTTTCAAACCCTGAAATTCACAGAAAAACAACCGCACTTGAGATTTGGAATGATACAAATGGTAATGTTGATATATTTGTTGCTGGGGTTGGTACAGGTGGAACAATCACAGGAGTAGGTGAGGTTTTGAAAGAAAAAAAGCCATCTGTTAGGGTTGTAGCAGTTGAACCTTATGATTCTGCAGTTTTGTCAGGTGAAAAACCTCATCCTCACAAAATCCAGGGAATTGGTGCAGGATTTGTGCCAAAGGTATTGAATACAAAAATATATGACCAAATAATAAAGGTAAAAACTGAAGATGCATATGAGATGTCAAGGTATTTAGCAAGGGAAGAAGGCATTTTGGTGGGAATATCATCTGGTGCAGCACTTTATGGCGCTTTTGAAGTTGCAAAAAAGCAAGAAAACAAAAAGAAGATGATTGTTGTTCTTCTTCCAGATACAGGAGAAAGATATTTGTCCACTGATTTGTTTGATGTTGGAATGTAG
- a CDS encoding regulator yields the protein MKRIELLKQDMDKVIKEIFMIAIDILGGPKKLVEYKRLTWLASLMESIFVIYLHNEENKSADEIAEFLGISSQTAKAILQSKPEYAKIKLESGESSEKTHIAGGIAKIAYKKWKEENEKGSMSHQET from the coding sequence ATGAAAAGGATTGAACTTTTAAAACAAGACATGGACAAGGTGATAAAAGAAATTTTTATGATTGCTATAGACATTTTAGGTGGTCCTAAAAAACTTGTTGAGTACAAGAGGCTCACATGGCTTGCATCATTGATGGAATCAATTTTTGTGATTTATCTTCATAACGAAGAGAACAAATCAGCAGATGAAATTGCTGAGTTTTTAGGAATCAGCAGTCAAACAGCAAAGGCAATCTTGCAAAGCAAACCTGAATACGCAAAAATCAAATTAGAAAGTGGCGAAAGCAGTGAAAAGACACATATTGCAGGCGGTATAGCAAAGATTGCATACAAGAAATGGAAAGAAGAAAATGAAAAAGGCTCTATGTCACATCAAGAGACATAG
- a CDS encoding KaiC domain-containing protein, protein MAAKETTAQKTQDTAVPKTQETTTLQDAVKLKDLSKSAPELFGVKTGVEGIDKLFYKLEFSKDQGKPVIKPLGGIPAYSVINISGVADTGKSLFAEQFAVVQANEGNNVLYVTVETPAEFLYSSLLFRANAMNIDKSKVEENIYILDVTRDFNIRGNINNFIKTIDNAASKFNIKNVIIDSITGFFESKEIYAREIVRTIYNFLKSKKLTTLMISQKRSGQEHLSAEAAGGYAVSHIVDGTIVFSKQVIMNKFDSSTFKKPIGEVIRLLRIDGCRMCGHDSKTYVFEIDHTGLIKVLYPLSNLTNQQLNEKE, encoded by the coding sequence GTGGCAGCAAAAGAGACCACAGCTCAGAAAACTCAAGATACAGCAGTTCCAAAAACTCAAGAGACAACTACTCTACAGGATGCTGTGAAGCTCAAAGATTTATCTAAATCTGCACCTGAACTATTTGGTGTAAAGACTGGAGTTGAAGGGATAGACAAGCTATTTTATAAACTTGAGTTTTCAAAAGACCAGGGAAAGCCTGTGATAAAACCACTTGGTGGGATTCCTGCGTACTCGGTCATAAACATAAGTGGTGTTGCAGATACAGGTAAAAGCCTTTTTGCTGAACAGTTTGCTGTTGTACAGGCAAATGAGGGAAATAATGTTCTGTATGTTACTGTTGAGACACCTGCTGAGTTTTTGTACTCATCATTGTTATTTCGCGCAAATGCAATGAACATTGACAAATCTAAAGTGGAAGAAAACATCTATATACTTGACGTGACAAGAGATTTTAACATTCGTGGAAACATAAACAACTTTATAAAGACTATTGATAATGCAGCATCAAAGTTTAACATAAAAAATGTTATTATTGACTCTATTACTGGATTTTTTGAGTCAAAGGAAATTTACGCTCGTGAGATTGTAAGGACAATTTATAATTTCTTAAAATCTAAAAAGCTCACCACTCTTATGATTTCACAAAAGAGAAGCGGACAAGAACACCTGTCAGCTGAAGCTGCAGGCGGATATGCTGTGAGCCACATTGTAGATGGTACAATTGTATTTTCAAAACAGGTTATCATGAATAAGTTTGACAGTTCTACCTTTAAAAAGCCAATTGGTGAGGTTATACGTCTCTTGAGGATTGATGGCTGCAGAATGTGCGGTCACGATTCAAAGACATATGTGTTTGAAATAGACCATACAGGGCTTATCAAAGTACTATATCCTTTGTCAAACCTGACAAATCAACAACTAAACGAAAAAGAGTAA
- a CDS encoding DUF4846 domain-containing protein: MPMLRKLIYLATAAIFIFSLMVGCTTEQSHLKKAEIAKKPRLEEKGSITFPTNKSEQSYKESLINSHGTTISERIKVPEGYERVEVPRGSFAEFLRNLPLKPHGTKVKYYNGEEKPNDVYVAVIDMDVGTRDLQQCADAVIRLYSEYLYKNRQYDKIHFNFTNGFRADFKKWMQGYRIKVEGNKTYWIKVAGYDDSYECFRKYLDMVFAYAGTLSLSQEMKRVPLSDLQIGDVFLKGSDPGHCAIVVDMAQNPKTGEKIFLLAQSYMPAQDIHILKNPANEDNNPWYSINFGDILVTPEWQFTKDQVYRFGD; encoded by the coding sequence ATGCCGATGTTAAGAAAGCTGATATATTTAGCAACAGCAGCTATTTTTATTTTTTCTTTAATGGTTGGTTGTACAACTGAACAATCTCACTTGAAAAAAGCTGAAATTGCCAAAAAGCCAAGATTAGAAGAAAAGGGTAGTATTACCTTTCCAACCAATAAATCAGAACAAAGTTACAAGGAAAGTCTGATAAATAGCCATGGCACAACAATAAGTGAAAGAATAAAGGTGCCAGAAGGATATGAAAGAGTTGAAGTTCCGAGGGGATCTTTTGCTGAATTTTTGAGGAATCTTCCACTCAAGCCCCATGGCACAAAGGTAAAGTACTATAATGGTGAAGAAAAACCAAACGACGTATATGTTGCAGTAATTGACATGGATGTTGGCACAAGAGATTTGCAACAGTGTGCTGATGCTGTCATAAGGCTCTATTCAGAGTATCTTTATAAGAACAGACAATATGACAAAATTCACTTTAACTTCACAAATGGCTTTAGAGCTGATTTTAAAAAATGGATGCAAGGCTACAGAATCAAAGTTGAAGGGAACAAAACTTATTGGATTAAAGTTGCTGGATATGATGATAGTTATGAGTGTTTCAGAAAATATCTTGATATGGTATTTGCATATGCTGGGACGTTGTCACTTTCTCAAGAAATGAAAAGAGTGCCATTGAGTGATTTGCAAATTGGAGATGTATTTTTAAAAGGTAGCGACCCTGGTCATTGCGCTATTGTGGTTGATATGGCCCAAAATCCGAAGACAGGTGAGAAGATATTCTTGCTTGCACAAAGCTATATGCCAGCCCAAGACATTCACATTTTAAAAAACCCAGCAAACGAAGATAACAACCCCTGGTATTCAATAAACTTTGGAGATATTTTAGTAACCCCAGAGTGGCAGTTTACAAAAGATCAGGTGTATAGGTTTGGGGATTAG
- a CDS encoding DEAD/DEAH box helicase, whose amino-acid sequence MYPSLLDEFFQKNSQRFKDSIIFFKGFPTWVYKHLFQKNFSNLSGEYFLNSKGYIDVKKFFGYDKRKYTKEILGKSESIQILWGFYEELIYISTFLSLSLFGRKPLIVNNNLFNIYYPVDIELSDEEYSYLKQIQEKEESQPILHQSPLDIYYQFYADIKENKDVTFVSYINKHIDEGFEEINFFDEIDFDYSIGIADKNTISVNDIQYQLVVNKIQNGEIFDKIKIQLEEEHNKKQISSFVSLCRKINQSVTIIKGNKFYNKEETANKYLYILKKYWGEESEFRELKFYKDPDKSLELETISQGHIISEIISQCEKAYNNDDSYNDIFITAPTGSGKSLLFQIPAIYLAEKKNAVTIIVSPLISLMRDQVESLKDNGVNFAETINSQVTYSEKEIIIQKLKDGEISIIYLSPEFLLSSPIETLIGNRKLGLFVIDEAHLVTTWGRDFRVDYWYLGDYIKKLRELLNMKFPVVCLTATAVYQGPDDTVLETVENLNLRKCKYYLGPAKRENIEFEIKYHKDLVGSHDRFKIERAKERIEEFLERKEKSVIYCPYTTHVESIYNELDAKYKHFVGKYYGDLDKLTKNDNQVEFKEGVKKIMICTKAFGMGVDVKDIVNIYHYAPTGNLADYVQEIGRAARNPKLVKGKAIIDFTPKDLRYIRTLYGLSAIRQYQLKEMMRKLCEIYDEKKVRNILVSPEAFSYIFSNESDLENKVKSGLMLISKDLYQKYQYPVLFVRPRGLFSHNYIHVPYSIVSDFEAMFGEYLTEIKIDNTRVIPSNDKLNGDTKIIDSGKVFEINLAKLWEEKYSNKTFAEFKREFFEGSLFKFSDKIAPRVRFRIIYKYDFDDVIKQMENVMEKLVYIFDELRTGRGNKLFTSNDFLELFKKYLSDFNVNTYIANLILQLFLVDEEDKLDAFSYNATDFKFIQHEVDAKSGEKRYRVCSYKYRNIKSQCIRLLLGMKLDRSISSKVYEKYLPISKGEWSKDNKDMSEFIKIASLLEIFKFASYEVFGGRNIELFIRINDPQKLRYLANNPRYTNGILSDIERRRKKSEQILTEFFSKQIDNKTRWDIIELYFLGKMDEVEDILNQYKPEF is encoded by the coding sequence ATGTATCCGTCTTTGTTAGATGAGTTTTTTCAGAAAAACAGCCAGAGATTTAAAGATTCTATTATTTTCTTCAAAGGTTTTCCAACATGGGTTTATAAACATTTGTTTCAAAAGAATTTTTCAAATTTATCAGGAGAATACTTTTTGAACTCGAAAGGTTACATAGATGTAAAAAAATTTTTTGGCTATGACAAGAGAAAGTACACAAAGGAAATTTTAGGTAAAAGTGAAAGTATACAAATTTTATGGGGTTTTTACGAGGAACTCATTTATATTTCTACATTTTTGAGCCTTTCTCTATTTGGCAGAAAACCGCTTATTGTTAATAATAATCTTTTTAATATCTATTATCCAGTAGATATTGAATTGAGTGATGAAGAATATAGTTATTTGAAGCAAATACAAGAGAAAGAAGAAAGTCAACCTATTTTGCATCAAAGTCCTTTAGATATTTATTACCAATTCTATGCGGATATAAAAGAGAATAAAGATGTAACATTTGTTTCATATATTAATAAACATATAGATGAAGGATTTGAAGAAATAAATTTTTTTGATGAGATAGATTTTGATTATTCTATAGGAATTGCAGACAAGAATACTATAAGTGTTAATGATATTCAATATCAATTAGTAGTTAATAAAATTCAAAATGGTGAAATATTTGACAAGATTAAAATACAGTTAGAAGAAGAACATAATAAAAAACAGATTTCATCTTTTGTAAGTCTTTGTAGAAAGATAAATCAATCCGTAACTATAATTAAAGGGAATAAATTTTATAACAAAGAAGAGACTGCAAATAAATATCTTTATATTCTAAAAAAATATTGGGGAGAAGAAAGTGAATTTCGAGAATTAAAATTTTATAAAGATCCTGATAAAAGCCTTGAACTTGAAACAATAAGTCAAGGGCATATAATTTCGGAAATAATAAGCCAATGCGAAAAAGCTTATAATAATGATGATTCGTATAATGATATTTTTATTACAGCTCCAACTGGTTCAGGTAAATCATTGTTGTTCCAAATCCCAGCTATTTATTTAGCAGAAAAAAAGAATGCAGTCACGATTATTGTGTCTCCACTTATTTCATTAATGAGAGACCAAGTTGAAAGTTTGAAAGATAATGGTGTTAATTTTGCAGAAACAATAAATTCTCAAGTAACTTATAGTGAAAAAGAAATTATTATTCAAAAGTTAAAAGATGGTGAAATCTCAATAATATATCTTTCCCCAGAATTTTTACTTTCTTCACCAATTGAAACGTTAATAGGAAATAGAAAACTTGGTTTGTTTGTGATTGATGAGGCTCATTTAGTTACTACATGGGGCAGAGATTTTAGAGTGGATTATTGGTATTTAGGAGACTATATTAAAAAACTTAGAGAATTACTTAATATGAAATTTCCTGTAGTGTGCTTAACAGCTACTGCTGTATATCAAGGACCAGATGACACGGTCTTAGAGACCGTTGAAAATCTCAATTTGAGAAAGTGTAAATATTATTTAGGACCTGCTAAGAGGGAGAATATTGAGTTTGAGATAAAATATCATAAGGATTTAGTTGGATCACATGATAGGTTTAAAATAGAAAGGGCTAAAGAGAGAATAGAGGAATTTTTAGAACGTAAAGAGAAATCAGTGATATATTGTCCTTATACTACACATGTTGAGAGCATTTATAATGAACTTGATGCTAAATATAAACATTTTGTTGGAAAATATTATGGAGACTTAGACAAGCTTACAAAGAATGATAATCAAGTGGAATTCAAAGAAGGCGTAAAAAAGATTATGATTTGCACAAAAGCTTTTGGTATGGGTGTCGATGTAAAGGACATAGTGAATATATATCACTATGCTCCAACAGGCAATTTAGCTGATTATGTGCAAGAAATTGGTAGAGCAGCAAGAAATCCAAAATTAGTTAAAGGAAAAGCAATAATTGATTTCACTCCCAAGGATCTTCGCTATATAAGGACATTATATGGTTTATCTGCTATAAGACAATATCAATTGAAAGAGATGATGAGAAAACTCTGTGAAATTTATGATGAAAAGAAGGTTAGAAATATACTTGTTTCACCTGAGGCATTTTCATATATTTTTTCAAATGAAAGTGACTTAGAAAATAAAGTTAAAAGTGGACTAATGCTTATATCAAAGGATTTATATCAAAAATATCAATATCCAGTATTGTTTGTAAGACCACGTGGATTATTCTCACATAATTATATTCATGTCCCATATTCAATTGTAAGCGATTTTGAAGCCATGTTTGGGGAATATTTAACTGAGATAAAAATTGATAATACAAGGGTGATTCCTTCTAATGATAAATTAAATGGAGACACTAAAATTATAGATTCAGGGAAAGTGTTTGAAATAAATTTAGCTAAGTTGTGGGAAGAAAAATATTCTAATAAGACATTTGCTGAGTTCAAAAGGGAATTTTTTGAAGGGTCGTTATTTAAGTTTAGTGATAAAATAGCCCCGAGAGTTAGATTTAGGATCATCTATAAATATGATTTTGATGATGTCATAAAACAAATGGAAAATGTAATGGAAAAATTAGTTTATATATTTGATGAACTGAGAACAGGTCGAGGAAATAAATTATTTACATCAAATGATTTTTTAGAACTATTTAAAAAGTATTTGAGTGATTTTAATGTTAACACATATATTGCTAATCTGATTCTACAACTATTTTTAGTCGATGAAGAAGATAAATTAGATGCCTTTAGTTATAATGCAACTGATTTTAAGTTTATTCAGCATGAGGTAGATGCAAAAAGCGGAGAGAAAAGATATAGGGTATGTAGTTATAAATATCGTAACATAAAGAGTCAATGTATAAGATTACTTCTCGGAATGAAACTTGATAGATCTATAAGTTCAAAAGTTTATGAGAAATATTTACCAATCTCAAAAGGTGAATGGTCAAAAGATAATAAAGATATGTCAGAATTTATTAAAATTGCATCCCTATTAGAAATATTCAAGTTTGCGAGCTATGAAGTTTTTGGTGGCAGGAATATTGAACTTTTCATAAGAATAAATGATCCTCAAAAGTTGAGATATTTAGCCAATAATCCAAGGTATACTAATGGCATTTTGAGCGATATAGAAAGAAGAAGAAAGAAATCTGAACAAATATTGACGGAATTCTTTTCTAAACAAATAGATAATAAGACAAGGTGGGATATTATAGAGTTATACTTTTTAGGAAAGATGGATGAAGTAGAAGATATTTTAAATCAATATAAGCCTGAATTTTAG
- a CDS encoding AAA family ATPase: protein MYVSELYIVNYKSIKKEKIKFNPGKNVLVGKNNAGKSNIIKALELLLGERYPTTVQFEERDFYCSQIEDVKESSRYFFIAVKLEGEDYNVDEIKKLKGLYIVNLGNKQNPILYLYNNKVELNDEVNLFNYLLSSNISDIGKDYKRSITNDEEILKFFKQCEEFYIFLYVDREDHENENEFKKVYSLIVKNKDDGNYYRIAISNELKSALITCAVLPAFRDPQNQFRINSWTWYGKLIRNIWESGNKEIKSDIQTKLSELKEKTEEIFKEAVVDLKNNLEKAIYNTEISFQMLQNTNDDLYKGINIFVNDGIDSPLYDKGSGIQSAIAISLFSYYCNRFHRGSSLLVVEEPEIYLHPQAKRALSQRLDDFVNNNKRDEIKNQVIITTHSPEFVRNTPLENIIVVRKENNIETKISRLNAERDIREIQKISNILWSNNAEILFADKVILVEGGEFYLLPLIADKMLGEKRSLEKRNISIAKVGGKSYFKSYMQLLSDLNIECFVIADFDILENGIEDFKEFISKDLEEEISKIKGILNSIREREKNEIDYSKIKKACSDKNSLDAKKFYEIIERVCQMGEYDQELQLIWEYIKSRHQKKINGEILDKYEVEEKTIYDFIDRLKNYNIFVMKRGELEDYITDYGEKKASELDLKFRKELKIIKFAEMVEEGKEELSNLFNYKEYEEILKFILNFENKQGEVKISERSSLESEDDLLYELEEEILDEIFEEGLFEVNN, encoded by the coding sequence ATGTATGTTTCAGAACTCTACATAGTAAATTATAAAAGCATTAAAAAAGAAAAAATTAAATTTAATCCTGGAAAAAATGTTTTAGTGGGAAAAAATAATGCTGGAAAGAGTAACATTATTAAGGCTTTAGAACTATTATTAGGTGAAAGATATCCAACTACAGTACAATTTGAAGAAAGAGATTTTTATTGTAGCCAGATAGAAGATGTAAAGGAATCAAGTAGATATTTTTTTATAGCTGTTAAACTTGAGGGAGAAGATTATAATGTTGATGAAATTAAAAAATTAAAAGGACTTTATATTGTAAATCTTGGAAACAAACAAAATCCTATATTGTATTTATATAATAATAAAGTAGAATTGAATGATGAGGTTAATTTATTTAACTATTTGTTGTCCAGCAATATTAGCGATATTGGTAAAGATTATAAACGTTCTATAACGAATGACGAGGAAATATTGAAATTTTTTAAGCAATGTGAAGAATTTTATATATTCTTATATGTTGACAGAGAAGATCATGAAAACGAAAATGAATTTAAAAAAGTATATTCACTAATTGTAAAAAATAAAGATGATGGTAATTATTATAGAATAGCAATATCAAATGAATTAAAGAGTGCCCTTATTACTTGTGCAGTTTTGCCTGCGTTTAGGGATCCTCAGAATCAATTTAGGATAAATTCATGGACTTGGTACGGAAAGTTAATAAGAAATATATGGGAGTCAGGTAATAAAGAAATTAAATCTGATATCCAGACCAAATTATCTGAATTAAAAGAGAAAACAGAAGAAATTTTCAAAGAAGCTGTTGTGGATTTAAAGAATAACTTAGAAAAAGCTATTTATAACACAGAAATTTCATTTCAAATGTTGCAAAATACAAATGATGATTTATATAAAGGTATAAATATTTTTGTAAACGATGGAATTGATTCGCCGTTATACGACAAAGGTTCAGGTATTCAGAGTGCTATTGCTATTTCTTTATTTTCATACTATTGCAACAGATTTCACAGAGGTTCTTCGCTTTTAGTTGTAGAAGAACCAGAGATATATTTACATCCACAAGCAAAAAGAGCATTATCACAGAGATTAGATGATTTTGTAAATAATAACAAAAGAGATGAGATAAAAAACCAAGTTATAATAACCACACATTCACCGGAATTTGTCAGAAATACTCCATTAGAAAACATAATTGTAGTTAGAAAAGAAAATAACATAGAAACAAAGATAAGTCGTTTAAATGCAGAAAGGGATATTAGAGAAATTCAGAAAATAAGTAATATATTGTGGAGTAATAATGCAGAAATACTGTTTGCTGACAAGGTTATTTTAGTGGAAGGTGGAGAGTTTTATTTACTGCCGTTAATTGCTGATAAAATGTTAGGTGAAAAAAGGTCTTTAGAAAAAAGAAATATTAGCATTGCTAAAGTAGGTGGGAAAAGCTATTTTAAATCTTATATGCAACTATTATCCGATTTAAATATAGAATGCTTTGTGATAGCCGATTTTGATATTTTAGAAAATGGTATAGAAGATTTTAAGGAATTTATAAGTAAAGATTTAGAAGAAGAAATAAGTAAAATTAAAGGAATATTAAATTCGATTAGGGAAAGGGAAAAAAATGAAATTGATTACAGTAAAATTAAAAAAGCGTGTTCTGATAAAAATAGCTTGGATGCAAAGAAATTTTATGAAATAATAGAACGAGTATGTCAAATGGGGGAGTATGACCAAGAATTACAACTAATTTGGGAATACATAAAAAGTAGACATCAGAAAAAAATTAATGGTGAAATTTTAGATAAGTATGAAGTAGAAGAGAAAACAATATATGACTTTATTGATAGACTGAAAAATTATAATATCTTTGTTATGAAAAGAGGAGAACTGGAAGATTATATAACTGACTATGGGGAGAAAAAAGCGTCTGAGTTAGATCTAAAGTTTAGAAAAGAGCTAAAGATTATAAAATTTGCTGAAATGGTTGAGGAAGGCAAAGAGGAGTTGTCAAATTTATTTAATTACAAAGAATATGAAGAAATATTGAAGTTTATATTGAACTTTGAAAATAAGCAAGGAGAAGTTAAAATATCAGAAAGAAGCAGTTTAGAAAGTGAAGACGATTTGTTATATGAACTTGAAGAAGAAATCCTTGATGAAATATTTGAAGAGGGATTATTTGAGGTGAATAATTAG